From Oncorhynchus keta strain PuntledgeMale-10-30-2019 chromosome 25, Oket_V2, whole genome shotgun sequence, one genomic window encodes:
- the LOC118373259 gene encoding ELMO domain-containing protein 3-like, which yields MEGDSGVTAHTEGLNGVFHHECKETEELTNGHSNHKPVMNGLMPGHSVKEHGNGSSVLKSLPISALKQNGILQSLAAGGKQPKTERESADVEQAREEWEALESIQPVVSEESSPTPLISFNEALQHFQTTDLGELLKKIQPTIRRTGLATFTHFLFGPPRLQRELLEERDLVFAIAQCSLDNSQAVHLRVLQTIYKRLTGSKLDSPRFGTHWENVGFQGTDPATDLRGTGFLGLMHALYLVMDPETLPLARDIFKLSQHPTQNFPFCVMSINMTCIALHALREEALSKECNRRQQVVGVLNEFYVATFLHLYQLWKSQQKTISDSGFVLKEVELFAKKNPKQMLRRLDVFLRERRYPDPTAQRPSPCLGGRGARSEGTRGKEMHFTGVCELPLNMEGEARLI from the exons aTGGAAGGGGACAGTGGTGTCACAGCACACACAGAG GGTCTGAATGGTGTGTTCCATCATGAATGTAAAGAGACAGAGGAGCTAACCAATGGCCACTCCAACCACAAACCT GTGATGAATGGACTGATGCCAGGTCATAGTGTGAAAGAGCACGGCAACGGTAGTTCAGTGCTCAAATCTCTGCCA ATTTCAGCTCTGAAGCAGAATGGCATTCTGCAGTCCCTGGCAGCAGGAGGAAAGCAACCCAAGACCGAAA GGGAGAGTGCGGATGTGGAGCAGGctagagaggagtgggaggctctAGAGAGTATCCAACCAG TGGTCAGTGAGGAGTCCAGTCCcacccctctcatctcctttaaCGAGGCGCTGCAGCACTTCCAGACTACAGACCTTGGAGAGCTGCTG AAGAAGATCCAGCCCACCATTCGCAGGACGGGTCTTGCCACTTTCACACACTTCCTGTTCGGCCCGCCGCGACTTCAGCGGGAACTACTGGAGGAGAGGGACCTGGTCTTTGCCATCGCacagt gTTCTCTGGATAACAGTCAGGCTGTACATCTGCGTGTTCTACAGACCATCTATAAGAGGCTGACAGGCAGTAAGCTGGATTCTCCTCGGTTCGGGACACACTGGGAGAATGTGGGCTTTCAGG GTACGGACCCAGCCACAGACCTGCGTGGTACAGGTTTCCTGGGGCTGATGCATGCCTTGTACCTGGTAATGGACCCTGAGACGCTGCCTTTAGCCAGAGACATCTTCAAGCTGTCCCAGCACCCCACACAG AACTTTCCCTTCTGTGTGATGTCCATCAATATGACCTGTATCGCCCTGCATGCACTCAGAGAAGAGGCCCTCTCCAA GGAGTGTAACCGTCGACAGCAGGTAGTGGGGGTGTTGAATGAGTTCTACGTTGCCACGTTCCTGCACCTCTACCAGCTGTGGAAGAGCCAGCAGAAGACCATCTCTGACTCTGGCTTCGTCCTGAAAG AAGTGGAGCTGTTTGCCAAAAAGAACCCCAAGCAGATGCTGCGTCGACTGGACGTCTTCTTGAGGGAGAGGAGGTACCCGGACCCCACGGCCCAGCGACCCTCACCCTGCCTGGGGGGGAGAGGGGCCAGGTCTGAGGGAACCAGGGGCAAGGAGATGCACTTCACTGGAGTGTGTGAGCTACCactaaacatggagggagaggccAGGCTCATCTGA